The sequence GAGCATCACGCAAGAACATCACCAGTCGCGCGCTGTAGTTGATGCTCACGCGTGGTGCAAGGAAATCCTGCAGATCGTGAATGAGGGATTGGGTGGTTTGGTAACGGCGTGCTGGAAGTTTCTCCATGCAGCGAGCCATCAAGCGTTCGATGCCGCGGGGAACATCGGTCACGACCCGGCGTGGTCGAACGTAGCGGTCCAGTCGGATTCGCTGCATGGCGGTGCGTCCAGCGTCCTCCTCGAAAGGTCGCGTGCCGGTGACGCACTGGTAGAGCACGATGCCCAACGAAAACACATCGCTGCGAGCGTCGAGCTTGTCTCCCAGCACCTGCTCGGGGCTCATGTAGCTGGGAGTGCCAACCCCCGCATCCGCTCCTTCGTGACCGCTCACGGCTTCCTCGCCCGCAACGCCGAAGTCCATGAGCTTCACCTCACCCGAGCGCGAGATGATGATGTTGGCTGGCTTGATGTCGCGATGAATGATTCCGCGAAAATGCGCGTGGTCGAGCGCGCGCGCGACCTGCAGTGCGACGATGGCCGCCACATCCACCGGCAGGCAGGTGCATTGCGCCAGCAGCTCGCGCAAGTCGATGCCGCGCACATACTCCATGACGATGTAAGTCGACTGATCCTGCTTTACGAAATCGTAGACGTGCAGGATATTTTCGTGCTGCAGTGACGCCATGAAGCGCGCCTCGCGCTCGAAGCGCTCTGCGAACTCGCTATCCCGGGCGATGGAGGGCTTGAGTGCCTTGATGGCCACGGTCCGTCCGAGCGGCTCCTGCACCGCCTTGTAGATGACCGCGGTCCCTCCACTGCCCAGTTCGCCCGTAATGCGACAATTGCCGATCCTTTCGAGCATCTGTCCGAGCCCCACCGATATCATACTCGCGCGCCCGCCCGTGTGCCGCCCGAGCGACCTGGAGCAGAAGCGGCGGCGTCTGCGGTGGAGTCTTCAGGCTGTCTTGGGCCGCAAAAGGGGCGAAAGCGTGCCAGGGGCTTGGGATCTTGCTCGCCGCCGCTTTATGGTATATACATAAATAGTCAGTATATGTATTGTCATGTCTTGCCATGACGACCGCTGCATGCGGTGAAGTCAG comes from Pseudomonadota bacterium and encodes:
- a CDS encoding protein kinase; translated protein: MLERIGNCRITGELGSGGTAVIYKAVQEPLGRTVAIKALKPSIARDSEFAERFEREARFMASLQHENILHVYDFVKQDQSTYIVMEYVRGIDLRELLAQCTCLPVDVAAIVALQVARALDHAHFRGIIHRDIKPANIIISRSGEVKLMDFGVAGEEAVSGHEGADAGVGTPSYMSPEQVLGDKLDARSDVFSLGIVLYQCVTGTRPFEEDAGRTAMQRIRLDRYVRPRRVVTDVPRGIERLMARCMEKLPARRYQTTQSLIHDLQDFLAPRVSINYSARLVMFLRDAQLIGSIEADETLANALSRSARSAGYNHGLLRSTAVVFGALFLGVVLSGGAIQAAHGGLGANDSVGAPLVLERAGYLRFVVQPWAEVHIDGHRVCTTPSARTYPVAPGRHYLKLSNPHLGERHLELTIKAGEIKLVDVKLEAKVSKQPATQTGG